Proteins from a genomic interval of Rubinisphaera italica:
- a CDS encoding tyrosine-type recombinase/integrase — MVRKINRSTTHPVPKVRIVEPSGRPIQVRYHCPIEKREIRISTGSRDRNVAELLKREIEAKLLLGIEIQSASEKIRGPEMDWKDFREEYRVLHLATVRDKTAQDAESRLDIAERIIKPKSLGKMADTTALQALQVKLLSGEHSRDNRPRSDYTVRGYMKAVLAALNWAYRQDWLEREPKLPRLRISKGSPMKGRPINEAEFKHLLSTVTVVVGAEAAESWKYVLKGLWESALRIEELMNVSWDETGKIRPIWADGKHPVLEIPAEMQKNGTHETIPILPGFEKLLLETPLENRRCWVFDPQSLQMKLGRKVRHQRPNPEWVGRVISKIGKESGIVVAKEDDSKGKVEKYVSAHDLRRSCGEKLRNMGVPPLIISRVMRHSSWETTQKHYAPGNTQSDADLLHKIVNS; from the coding sequence GTGGTCAGAAAAATAAATAGATCGACAACTCATCCAGTCCCGAAAGTGCGAATTGTTGAACCATCTGGCAGACCGATTCAGGTCCGCTATCACTGTCCGATCGAGAAGCGTGAGATCAGGATTTCTACCGGGAGTCGAGATCGCAATGTGGCTGAATTATTGAAGCGTGAGATCGAAGCCAAACTGTTATTGGGAATCGAAATTCAATCTGCTTCTGAGAAGATTCGGGGGCCTGAAATGGACTGGAAAGATTTCCGAGAAGAATACAGAGTCCTGCATCTTGCGACTGTACGAGATAAGACCGCCCAGGATGCAGAAAGTCGCCTGGACATTGCTGAGAGAATTATCAAGCCTAAGTCATTGGGGAAGATGGCTGATACAACTGCCTTACAAGCACTTCAGGTCAAGTTACTATCGGGAGAACACAGTCGTGACAACAGGCCTAGATCAGACTACACCGTTAGAGGATATATGAAAGCGGTTCTGGCAGCTCTTAATTGGGCCTATCGTCAGGATTGGCTGGAAAGAGAGCCGAAACTTCCTCGATTACGGATCTCTAAAGGGAGTCCGATGAAGGGGAGACCAATCAATGAAGCTGAATTTAAGCATCTTCTGTCAACGGTCACTGTGGTTGTTGGAGCAGAAGCCGCGGAATCCTGGAAATATGTTTTGAAGGGGCTATGGGAATCGGCACTTCGGATCGAGGAATTGATGAATGTCTCTTGGGATGAAACTGGAAAAATCAGACCGATCTGGGCGGATGGAAAACATCCTGTTCTGGAAATTCCAGCGGAAATGCAGAAGAACGGGACACATGAAACAATCCCCATTCTCCCAGGATTTGAAAAACTCCTTTTGGAAACACCTTTGGAAAATCGGCGATGTTGGGTATTTGACCCGCAATCTCTGCAAATGAAACTAGGGCGAAAAGTCCGACATCAAAGACCAAACCCAGAATGGGTTGGCCGAGTCATAAGCAAAATAGGGAAGGAGTCCGGAATTGTCGTGGCGAAAGAGGATGATTCGAAAGGTAAAGTAGAAAAATATGTCTCTGCTCACGATCTCAGGAGATCATGTGGTGAGAAACTGAGAAACATGGGAGTACCACCATTGATAATCAGTCGTGTCATGCGACACTCTTCATGGGAAACGACCCAAAAACATTACGCTCCTGGCAATACTCAGAGTGATGCAGATTTGTTACATAAAATTGTTAATAGTTAG
- the pnuC gene encoding nicotinamide riboside transporter PnuC, with protein MTGIELAAVLFGLACVWLTIRQNIWCWPTGLVQVILYVIIFYQVKLYSDLILHLVYIGMQIYGWHHWLYGGKDQEALPVSTLTSQQRLLWILVAGLITPLWGFGMAKYTDATFPYGDAFTTVASLIAQWLLAQKKLESWYFWIAVDVIAIGIYWQKNLVLTAGLYAVFLVLAVIGLLAWRKAYSSNRSEAI; from the coding sequence GTGACAGGAATTGAACTTGCAGCCGTCCTGTTTGGACTGGCATGTGTCTGGCTGACGATCCGTCAAAACATCTGGTGCTGGCCAACGGGTTTGGTTCAGGTCATTCTATATGTCATTATCTTTTATCAGGTAAAACTCTATTCGGATTTAATTCTTCATCTGGTTTATATTGGAATGCAAATTTACGGCTGGCATCACTGGCTGTACGGCGGAAAAGATCAAGAAGCTTTGCCAGTTTCCACCCTCACTTCTCAGCAAAGGCTCCTGTGGATACTCGTTGCTGGCCTGATTACTCCCCTCTGGGGTTTTGGCATGGCCAAATACACCGATGCCACATTCCCCTATGGAGATGCTTTCACCACGGTGGCAAGTTTGATCGCTCAATGGTTACTGGCTCAAAAGAAACTCGAATCATGGTATTTCTGGATCGCAGTTGATGTCATCGCTATCGGAATATACTGGCAAAAGAACCTGGTGTTAACAGCTGGGTTGTATGCCGTCTTTCTGGTCCTGGCTGTTATAGGTCTACTCGCGTGGAGAAAAGCATATTCGAGTAACAGAAGTGAGGCGATATGA
- a CDS encoding AAA family ATPase, which yields MTTGLVLGKFAPLHKGHQLLIETALQENERVIVMIYHSPEVTSIPLPIRAGWLKQLYPQIEIIEAWDGPMEVGDTPDIRLRHEQYLLKKLGTTAITNFYSSEFYGQHVSEALGANDRRVDSKRTQIPVSATVIRDNPFQNRKYLAPVVYQDLIKKVVFLGAPSTGKTTLARELAKIHETVWMPEYGREYWEKHHSERRLTMEQMIEIAEVHRQREDALVHEANRFLFVDTDATTTSMFSMAYHNQVHPRLAELASETNNRYDLFFLCGAEIPYDDTWDRSGDADRQVFQEQIKSDLLLRHLPFITLIGTLEERLNIVNKILQNFDKYRPLGDQLLNWQPLN from the coding sequence ATGACAACAGGCCTGGTCCTCGGAAAGTTTGCCCCCTTACACAAGGGGCATCAACTCCTCATTGAAACGGCTCTTCAGGAAAATGAGCGTGTGATCGTTATGATCTATCATTCTCCTGAGGTTACAAGCATCCCCCTTCCTATCCGTGCGGGATGGTTAAAACAACTCTATCCACAAATCGAAATTATCGAGGCTTGGGATGGTCCGATGGAAGTGGGTGATACTCCCGATATCAGACTTCGGCATGAACAGTATCTCCTGAAGAAACTGGGGACAACGGCCATCACAAACTTCTATTCTAGTGAATTTTATGGTCAGCATGTCAGTGAAGCATTAGGAGCAAACGACCGTCGTGTCGATTCGAAACGCACCCAAATCCCTGTCTCTGCAACTGTAATACGTGATAATCCTTTTCAGAATCGAAAGTATCTTGCTCCTGTTGTGTATCAGGATTTAATCAAAAAAGTCGTTTTTCTGGGAGCTCCTTCGACTGGTAAAACGACCTTGGCCCGTGAACTTGCCAAAATTCATGAGACTGTCTGGATGCCCGAGTACGGTCGAGAGTACTGGGAGAAACATCACAGTGAAAGACGACTGACAATGGAGCAAATGATCGAAATTGCAGAAGTTCATCGTCAAAGAGAAGATGCCCTTGTCCACGAAGCGAATCGATTTCTTTTCGTCGATACCGATGCGACAACCACCTCAATGTTTTCGATGGCTTATCACAATCAGGTCCATCCACGATTAGCCGAACTCGCCTCCGAAACGAATAACAGGTATGACTTATTCTTCCTCTGCGGGGCTGAAATTCCATACGATGATACGTGGGATCGATCCGGTGATGCAGATCGTCAGGTCTTCCAGGAGCAAATCAAGTCCGATCTATTACTACGACATCTTCCGTTCATTACACTCATTGGGACTTTGGAAGAACGCTTGAATATTGTTAATAAAATCCTGCAGAACTTTGATAAATATCGTCCTTTAGGCGATCAACTCCTTAATTGGCAGCCATTGAATTGA
- a CDS encoding cis-3-hydroxy-L-proline dehydratase, whose translation MKISCISAYQVNLPLKEGSYKWSGGKSVSVFDSTIVCVETDCGMKGYGEVCPLGPYYLPAYAEGVRAGIRELGPHLIGMDPRELSQLNHRMDAAFKGHPYVKSGIDIACWDILGKVTNLPVSILLGGRFGESVRLYRAISQLPPDEMAHNVNQYRNEGYTRFQLKVGGDPDTDIERIRAVSAVLGAQERLVADANTGWTQHEAMRVVRAVKDLDVYIEQPCLTYEECFAIRQHTNHPFILDENIDSLAMLMRAKQDLAMDVVNLKISKLGGLTRARQARDLCVSMGIAMTLEDSWGGDIATAAIAHFAHSTPEEFRFTSTDFNSYVTVETALGAPKRHQGFMTTSNEPGLGITPIPEVLGQAVFEISS comes from the coding sequence ATGAAAATATCCTGTATCAGTGCTTATCAGGTAAACTTGCCCTTGAAAGAAGGATCTTACAAGTGGTCAGGAGGGAAATCGGTTTCAGTATTCGACAGTACGATTGTCTGCGTGGAAACAGATTGCGGAATGAAAGGCTATGGCGAAGTCTGCCCGTTAGGGCCGTATTATCTCCCCGCCTATGCCGAAGGAGTTCGCGCCGGAATCCGTGAATTGGGTCCCCATTTGATCGGTATGGATCCACGCGAGTTGAGTCAGCTGAATCACCGTATGGACGCCGCATTCAAAGGCCATCCCTATGTCAAATCGGGAATCGATATTGCCTGCTGGGATATTCTGGGAAAAGTAACAAACCTGCCGGTCTCGATTTTATTGGGAGGACGATTCGGGGAGTCCGTCAGACTCTATCGTGCAATTTCTCAGTTACCACCAGACGAGATGGCTCACAATGTCAATCAGTATCGAAACGAAGGCTACACACGATTCCAACTCAAAGTTGGCGGGGATCCTGATACCGATATCGAACGCATCCGGGCAGTCTCCGCTGTTCTGGGGGCTCAGGAGCGACTCGTCGCTGATGCCAACACCGGCTGGACACAGCATGAAGCGATGAGAGTCGTACGAGCGGTAAAAGATCTGGATGTTTATATCGAGCAACCCTGCTTAACCTACGAAGAGTGCTTCGCCATTCGCCAACATACCAATCACCCTTTCATACTCGACGAAAACATCGACAGTCTGGCGATGTTGATGCGAGCCAAGCAAGATCTGGCTATGGATGTTGTCAACTTAAAAATCAGCAAGCTCGGAGGCTTAACCCGAGCCAGACAGGCTCGGGACCTGTGCGTTTCAATGGGGATCGCAATGACTCTCGAAGATTCCTGGGGCGGAGATATCGCAACAGCTGCCATAGCCCACTTTGCCCACAGTACTCCCGAAGAATTTCGTTTCACAAGCACCGACTTCAACAGTTATGTCACTGTCGAAACGGCTTTAGGTGCCCCAAAACGACATCAAGGCTTCATGACAACCAGCAATGAACCGGGACTGGGAATCACCCCCATCCCCGAAGTTCTCGGCCAGGCCGTTTTTGAGATCAGTTCATAA